Proteins co-encoded in one Acidobacteriota bacterium genomic window:
- a CDS encoding PspA/IM30 family protein: MGILDRLFRVSKGKLNEGVDKLEDATFESTLRQSIRDMEDQLHRVIRSAADAMSNCNRLEAEYGKHLEQSKDWEGKARKALLAGNEDLARKALAKKTECDQQAASLKDAVDQGVAARDKLKNQVEQLRRKIDESKRKASTLIARKNAANAQKKMAQVMSGLGTDDNAFASISRFEEAVNREEATAKAYENMSVGADPDLEKEFAALDVSTTDSELDRLKAEVESSKRP, translated from the coding sequence ATGGGGATCCTGGACAGATTGTTTCGAGTCAGCAAGGGCAAGCTCAACGAAGGCGTTGACAAACTGGAGGATGCCACCTTCGAGTCGACCCTGCGGCAGAGCATTCGGGACATGGAGGACCAGCTTCACCGGGTGATCCGGTCCGCCGCCGATGCCATGAGCAACTGCAATCGCCTGGAAGCCGAGTACGGCAAGCATCTGGAGCAGTCCAAGGACTGGGAAGGCAAGGCCCGGAAGGCCCTGCTGGCGGGCAACGAAGATCTGGCCAGGAAAGCCCTGGCCAAGAAGACCGAATGCGACCAGCAGGCGGCATCTCTCAAGGATGCGGTGGATCAAGGCGTGGCCGCCCGCGACAAGCTCAAGAACCAGGTAGAGCAGCTCCGCCGCAAGATCGACGAGTCCAAGCGCAAGGCCAGCACGCTCATCGCCCGGAAGAACGCCGCCAACGCCCAGAAGAAGATGGCCCAGGTGATGAGCGGTCTGGGAACCGACGACAACGCCTTTGCTTCCATTTCGCGTTTCGAGGAGGCCGTCAACCGGGAAGAGGCCACTGCCAAGGCCTACGAGAACATGTCGGTCGGCGCCGACCCCGATCTGGAAAAAGAGTTTGCCGCCCTGGATGTCTCCACCACCGACAGCGAGCTGGACAGGCTGAAGGCCGAGGTGGAGTCCTCCAAAAGGCCGTAG
- a CDS encoding sialidase family protein — MKAGNPRQEFRSRLGRTLRRICLCGWALLPASLGWTAEAPEDQVHLFRSLPADRNRVYQGPPGSGGGHPLVCRLGNGEVLAVFQAWDADSDWRILSSRSGDGGLHWSEPRVLVDGPDSEGNLALGVLRDGTVLLGFETFQILRGKDAPPARYLAYQVMRSSDHGRTWSSPVKIPDDPDSLALASYSSILQLPDGTVLMPLYAYVEGEEGEAGQQSSPRHFSYLYRSRDGGRSWGDRSLIAPGFNETNLVRLKSGKLLAAMREEQKPPGRSALAESSDGGRHWSRPRYVTGASQHPAGLLQMPDGTVVLSHGVRHPPYGAQALLSRDEGQTWDRTRKLMLGYHSSGGGGYPCTIRLDSGHLLTLYYGNSRQGGQSCPFVEAVRWNLP, encoded by the coding sequence ATGAAAGCCGGAAATCCACGCCAGGAGTTCAGGTCCCGGTTGGGGCGAACCCTGCGGCGCATCTGCCTCTGCGGCTGGGCCCTTCTGCCGGCCTCCCTGGGCTGGACGGCCGAGGCTCCGGAAGACCAGGTTCACCTGTTCCGATCCCTCCCGGCCGACCGCAACCGCGTCTACCAGGGGCCGCCGGGCAGCGGCGGAGGTCATCCCCTGGTCTGCCGGTTGGGCAACGGCGAGGTTCTGGCCGTATTTCAGGCGTGGGACGCGGATTCCGACTGGCGTATTCTGTCGTCCCGGTCGGGGGACGGTGGGCTTCACTGGAGCGAGCCCCGGGTCCTGGTGGACGGCCCGGACAGCGAGGGGAACCTGGCTCTGGGAGTGCTGCGGGACGGCACCGTGCTGTTGGGCTTTGAGACCTTCCAAATCCTGCGAGGCAAGGATGCCCCCCCGGCACGCTATCTTGCCTACCAGGTCATGCGCTCGAGCGACCACGGCCGAACCTGGAGTTCTCCGGTGAAGATTCCCGACGATCCCGATTCCCTGGCCCTGGCTTCCTATTCCTCCATCCTCCAGCTTCCCGACGGGACGGTTCTGATGCCTCTCTATGCTTACGTTGAGGGCGAGGAGGGTGAGGCCGGCCAGCAATCATCCCCCAGGCACTTCAGCTACCTGTACCGCTCCCGCGACGGCGGTCGAAGCTGGGGAGACCGCAGCCTGATTGCCCCCGGCTTCAACGAGACCAACCTGGTCCGTCTGAAGTCGGGAAAGCTGCTGGCGGCGATGCGGGAAGAACAGAAGCCCCCCGGACGCAGCGCCCTGGCCGAATCGAGTGACGGGGGCCGTCACTGGAGCCGGCCGCGTTACGTCACGGGAGCCAGCCAACACCCGGCCGGCCTCCTGCAGATGCCCGACGGCACCGTTGTTCTGAGCCACGGGGTGCGCCACCCACCCTATGGCGCCCAGGCGCTGCTGAGTCGGGACGAGGGACAAACCTGGGACCGGACCCGAAAGCTCATGCTCGGGTACCACTCCTCGGGCGGCGGCGGTTATCCCTGCACCATCCGCCTGGACTCGGGCCATCTGCTGACCCTCTACTACGGCAACTCCCGCCAGGGTGGACAGAGTTGCCCCTTTGTGGAGGCCGTGCGCTGGAACCTGCCGTGA
- a CDS encoding type II toxin-antitoxin system prevent-host-death family antitoxin, with translation MITVNVHEAKTNLSRLLAQAEAGEVVIIARNGKPVARLAPVPTRGRPRPDVFKGKFVLPDSFFDPLPEEELKAWEGG, from the coding sequence ATGATCACCGTGAATGTCCATGAAGCAAAAACCAACCTGTCGCGCCTGCTGGCACAAGCCGAGGCAGGTGAGGTGGTCATCATTGCCCGCAACGGCAAGCCGGTGGCGCGTCTGGCGCCTGTCCCAACGCGGGGCAGGCCTCGACCCGACGTCTTCAAAGGGAAATTTGTCCTTCCGGACAGTTTCTTCGACCCGCTGCCCGAGGAAGAGTTGAAAGCGTGGGAAGGCGGTTGA
- a CDS encoding DUF4178 domain-containing protein gives MTEVLILILLGLAGYLLYRALRKKKPKAEALPQRADLANLTIKDATRGDNIILSGAGHSYEDLSFTVDRLNRYESNDEQWFELSGFSAGKRVFLEWSEDDELEITLQRQGELHLEAIGVSEEDLAQMDEERSRSRFIEYQGKRWNYRESAEAGYFKDDGPEGEGFYYWKFDCDEFQLFIEKYEGDPFEVGISEKISPSRVRIFRA, from the coding sequence ATGACCGAAGTCCTCATCCTGATCCTGCTGGGCCTGGCGGGCTATCTCCTCTACAGGGCGCTTCGCAAGAAAAAGCCCAAGGCGGAGGCCTTGCCCCAGAGAGCCGACCTGGCCAACCTCACCATCAAGGATGCAACCCGGGGGGACAACATCATCCTTTCCGGAGCCGGACACTCCTACGAGGACCTCTCCTTTACCGTGGACCGACTGAACCGCTACGAGTCCAACGACGAGCAGTGGTTCGAGTTGAGCGGCTTCAGCGCCGGCAAGAGGGTATTCCTGGAGTGGTCCGAGGACGACGAACTGGAAATCACCCTTCAGAGGCAGGGTGAGCTGCACCTGGAAGCCATCGGCGTCTCCGAGGAAGATCTGGCCCAAATGGACGAGGAGAGGTCACGGTCCCGTTTCATCGAGTATCAGGGCAAGCGATGGAACTACCGGGAAAGCGCCGAGGCCGGTTACTTCAAGGACGACGGGCCGGAGGGCGAGGGATTCTACTACTGGAAGTTCGATTGCGATGAGTTTCAGCTCTTCATCGAGAAGTATGAGGGCGACCCCTTCGAGGTCGGCATCTCGGAAAAAATCAGCCCCAGCCGGGTCAGGATCTTCAGAGCCTAG
- a CDS encoding type II toxin-antitoxin system VapC family toxin → MQLLFDTHALIWWLTDSSRLPEAVRRAVFDPSNEKLISAATAWEITTKHRLGKLPGSDPIAADFTAVIARQGFEELSITVEDAARAGAMPGPHRDPYDRILIAQALARNLVLLSSESLFDRYGVRRLW, encoded by the coding sequence TTGCAGCTACTGTTCGACACCCACGCACTGATTTGGTGGCTTACCGACAGCAGCCGACTACCTGAGGCGGTGCGTCGCGCCGTTTTCGACCCATCCAACGAGAAACTGATAAGCGCGGCAACGGCGTGGGAAATCACTACCAAACATCGACTCGGCAAATTGCCGGGATCCGATCCGATCGCTGCTGACTTCACCGCAGTTATAGCCCGCCAGGGTTTCGAGGAACTTTCAATCACCGTCGAAGACGCTGCCCGCGCCGGCGCCATGCCGGGTCCCCATCGTGACCCCTACGACAGAATACTCATCGCCCAGGCGCTGGCCCGCAACCTGGTTCTTTTATCCAGTGAGTCTCTTTTCGACCGCTACGGAGTTCGCCGACTGTGGTAG
- the dgoD gene encoding galactonate dehydratase — MKITDLKVFHMAGGHANWIFVKLYTDVGLTGVGESSMERHDPLLIRALESFKDFLIGRDPHRIELIWNSLYKQTFWYGQLIQLAALSGVEQALWDIKGKALGVPVHQLLGGRLRDRVRAYANAWAFQGVVTETGDEDTPESVARQAQAMVDQGFTAMKWDPFRDGGQVISRSEENYALESVQAVREAVGPDIDLLIECHGRFNMWSAIRIAHKLEPLDPFFYEEPIPPDNIDAMAEVQRAIRIPVATGERLYTRWDFRPLLEKQAARIIQPDICHAGGILELKKIAAMAETYYVSVQPHNSNGPLSTVASLHLDACIPNVQIQEFFYPYLERYNQVLTEPIQYRDGYLTIPQGPGLGTDIDEEAIRRYPPMKIPQEATWMGSYW; from the coding sequence GTGAAAATCACCGATCTGAAAGTGTTCCACATGGCGGGAGGCCACGCCAACTGGATCTTCGTGAAGCTCTACACCGACGTGGGCCTGACCGGCGTGGGCGAGTCCTCCATGGAGCGCCACGACCCCCTGCTGATCCGGGCCTTGGAGTCGTTCAAAGACTTTCTCATCGGCAGGGATCCCCACCGGATCGAGCTGATCTGGAACTCCCTCTACAAGCAGACCTTCTGGTACGGGCAGCTCATCCAACTGGCCGCCCTGAGCGGGGTGGAGCAGGCCCTCTGGGACATCAAGGGCAAAGCTCTGGGGGTTCCCGTCCACCAGCTGCTGGGAGGGCGCCTGAGGGACCGGGTTCGGGCCTACGCCAATGCCTGGGCCTTCCAGGGCGTGGTGACCGAGACCGGGGACGAGGACACCCCCGAATCGGTGGCCCGCCAGGCACAGGCCATGGTGGATCAGGGATTTACGGCCATGAAATGGGACCCTTTCCGCGACGGCGGACAGGTCATCTCCAGGAGCGAGGAGAACTACGCCCTGGAGTCGGTCCAGGCGGTTCGCGAGGCCGTGGGCCCCGACATCGATCTGCTCATCGAATGCCACGGCCGATTCAACATGTGGAGCGCCATTCGGATCGCCCACAAGCTGGAACCGCTGGACCCCTTCTTCTACGAGGAACCCATTCCGCCCGACAACATCGACGCCATGGCCGAGGTGCAGCGGGCCATTCGCATCCCGGTCGCCACCGGCGAGCGCCTCTACACCCGCTGGGACTTCCGGCCGCTGCTGGAAAAGCAGGCCGCCCGTATCATCCAGCCCGACATCTGCCACGCGGGCGGCATCCTGGAACTGAAGAAGATCGCGGCCATGGCCGAGACCTACTACGTCAGCGTCCAGCCCCACAACTCCAACGGTCCCCTGTCCACCGTGGCCAGCCTGCATCTGGACGCCTGCATTCCCAACGTTCAGATCCAGGAATTCTTCTACCCCTACCTGGAGCGCTACAACCAGGTCCTCACCGAGCCCATCCAGTACCGCGACGGGTACCTCACCATCCCCCAGGGCCCGGGCCTGGGCACCGACATCGACGAAGAGGCCATCCGCAGGTATCCTCCCATGAAGATTCCCCAGGAAGCCACCTGGATGGGCTCCTACTGGTAG